From the Primulina tabacum isolate GXHZ01 chromosome 15, ASM2559414v2, whole genome shotgun sequence genome, one window contains:
- the LOC142527746 gene encoding phosphate transporter PHO1-like yields MVKFSKELEAQLIPEWKDAFVNYWQLKKHVKKIKLARKPRHVPHINYDYGASIFDPVRILMNKVSGWMKNKDEDPQIIQVKSKISVGEDGEEEDVEVYETELVQLFSQEDEVKMFFEMLDDELNKVNQFYKTRESEFLERGEILNTQLQILLDLKRVLEEWRRKNVKRFSRSNSSDLNSEFSESHSDYCASLTDSQTDDVIETLEKNGINFVNTATREKSKKGKPKMRVRIDIPATTPTRTIAAVTSMLWEDVVNNPKKEGGEYINRKKIQCAEKMIRGAFVELYKGLGLLKKYSSLNMVAFTKILKKFDKVSNQQASASYLRVVKRAHFISSDKIVRLMDEVETLFTQNFTNSDRKKAMKFLKPQQNAESHMVTFFVGLFTGCFVTLFSVYAILAHVSGMFSPVYMETVYPIFSMFALLSLHLFMYGCNLFMWKNTRINHNFIFEFQPCTALKYRDAFLICTCLMTAVVGAMIIHLILLSTGFSPQEVDMIPGILLLLFVLLLVCPFNIFYRSTRFCFLRVVRNIVCSPFYKVLMADFFMADQLTSQITLLRHMESAACYFLAGSFKTHQYETCKSGKFYRELAYVISFAPYYWRAMQCARRWFDESNSDQLANLGKYVSAMVAAGARLTYAREPSNLWMIIVLLTSMVATVYQLYWDYIKDWGIFDPKSKNPWLRDDLILKNKGVYYVSIALNLVLRIAWVESVMHFNIGAFKSHLLDFFLASLEVIRRGHWNYYRLENEHLNNVGKFRAVKTVPLPFRETDSDG; encoded by the exons ATGGTAAAATTCTCCAAAGAACTTGAGGCACAACTCATCCCAGAATGGAAAGATGCATTTGTAAATTATTGGCAATTGAAGAAACATGTCAAGAAGATTAAGTTGGCAAGAAAACCAAGACATGTTCCGCACATCAACTATGATTATGGGGCATCCATTTTCGACCCTGTTCGGATTCTAATGAATAAAGTCTCCGGCTGGATGAAAAACAAAGACGAGGACCCCCAGATTATCCAG GTGAAAAGTAAAATTAGCGTAGGAGAAGACGGAGAGGAGGAGGATGTTGAAGTCTACGAAACTGAACTTGTTCAGCTTTTCTCTCAAGAAGACGAG GTTAAGATGTTCTTTGAGATGTTGGATGACGAGCTTAACAAAGTAAACCAATTTTACAAGACCAGAGAAAGCGAATTTCTTGAAAGGGGAGAGATTTTGAATACGCAACTTCAAATATTACTAGACCTCAAGCGGGTTCTCGAGGAATGGCGCCGGAAAAACGTGAAACGCTTCTCTCGGTCGAACTCGTCTGATCTAAATTCTGAATTTTCTG AAAGCCATAGCGACTACTGTGCTAGCCTAACAGATTCACAGACAGACGATGTCATTGAAACGTTGGAGAAAAATGGCATTAATTTCGTAAACACGGCCACGCGAGAAAAGTCGAAAAAAGGGAAGCCGAAAATGAGGGTGAGGATCGACATCCCGGCAACGACACCAACTCGAACGATAGCCGCCGTGACGTCGATGCTTTGGGAGGATGTGGTAAACAACCCTAAGAAGGAAGGAGGAGAGTATATAAACAGAAAGAAGATACAATGCGCTGAAAAGATGATACGAGGGGCATTTGTGGAATTATATAAAGGCCTTGGCTTGCTGAAAAAATACAG CTCACTGAATATGGTGGCCTTCACAAAGATACTCAAGAAATTTGACAAA GTGTCAAATCAACAGGCATCGGCAAGTTACCTCAGAGTAGTGAAAAGGGCGCATTTCATTAGTTCAGATAAG ATTGTGAGACTAATGGACGAGGTGGAGACCTTGTTCACGCAGAACTTTACAAACAGTGATAGGAAAAAGGCCATGAAGTTCTTGAAACCCCAACAAAACGCTGAATCTCACATGGTTACATTTTTCGTCG GTTTATTTACAGGTTGTTTTGTAACATTATTCAGTGTATACGCAATATTGGCACATGTAAGCGGCATGTTCTCCCCTGTTTACATGGAAACCGTATACCCTATTTTCAG CATGTTCGCATTGCTAAGCTTGCATTTGTTCATGTACGGATGCAACCTTTTCATGTGGAAGAACACGAGGATCAATCACAACTTCATCTTCGAATTTCAACCATGCACGGCCCTCAAGTATAGGGATGCTTTCCTCATCTGCACTTGTTTGATGACAGCAGTAGTGGGAGCAATGATCATTCATCTTATCCTACTCTCCACTGGTTTTTCTCCTCAAGAAGTCGATATGATCCCCGGAATTCTGTTACTG TTATTCGTCCTCCTCTTGGTGTGCCCATTTAACATATTTTATCGTTCAACGCGGTTTTGCTTCCTGAGAGTTGTACGGAACATTGTTTGCTCTCCATTTTACAAG GTTTTGATGGCAGACTTCTTCATGGCAGACCAACTCACAAGTCAG ATTACACTATTAAGACACATGGAATCAGCAGCCTGCTATTTTCTTGCTGGAAGCTTCAAAACACACCAGTATGAAACTTGTAAATCGGGAAAATTTTATAGGGAGCTTGCTTATGTTATTTCGTTTGCTCCTTACTACTGGCGTGCAATGCAG tgtGCTCGGAGATGGTTTGATGAATCCAATTCAGATCAATTGGCTAATCTTGGGAAGTATGTCTCGGCCATGGTGGCAGCCGGGGCTAGGCTGACTTATGCTAGGGAACCATCAAATCTGTGGATGATAATTGTGTTGTTAACTTCGATGGTGGCCACGGTTTATCAGCTGTACTGGGATTACATCAAAGATTGGGGtatttttgatccaaaatccAAGAATCCATGGCTAAGAGACGATCTGATATTGAAAAACAAAGGAGTTTACTATGTATCAATT GCATTGAATCTTGTCCTGAGAATAGCATGGGTGGAGTCTGTGATGCATTTCAATATTGGGGCATTCAAGTCACATTTACTCGATTTTTTCCTAGCTTCATTGGAGGTCATCAGGCGTGGACATTGGAACTACTATAG ACTGGAAAATGAGCATCTGAACAATGTTGGGAAATTCAGAGCTGTGAAGACAGTTCCCTTACCCTTTCGGGAGACGGATTCCGATGGATGA
- the LOC142527630 gene encoding long-chain-alcohol oxidase FAO1-like, whose amino-acid sequence MGRQCHPLLRGGTREAKYSHGLPPSEMETLASICEILVPPLHNSPQDGSNPDIQSFFKYSSGAQYPVPDEVAEIIQKRGFWEARILVKLLLKALSTRVGTLLICGALCFGKEWPYLNKFSRISLEKRERVLQKWMKHWLLTPIRLAFVFLKFICLFAFFTQVGKDSKNPAWKAMDYNVDIDENSNSTPKNRPLEKGIVETMSETESTFADSLREKGLEVTENGEYDLYKIQCDVVIVGSGCGGGVAAAVLSGAGLKVIVLEKGNYFTKMDYSSLEGPSMNEMYESGGILATLDGKMMVLAGSTVGGGSAVNWSASIKTPDFVLKEWATKHKLPLFSSFEYVSAMNKVCDRIGVTDKCLKEGFQNHILRKGCENLGLEADYVSRNSSESHFCGSCCFGCIRGDKRGTDTTWLVDAVNGGAVIISGCKAERFILEKNTCGSGTRRKRCLGVLASSTNPDIKKNIQIEAKVTISACGSLLTPPLMISSGLKNRHIGRNLHLHPVLLAWGYFPEASSEIEGKVYEGGIITSVHKVGEDKSNPRAIIECPILGPGSYAALCPWESGIDMKNRIIKYARTAHLFSMIRDRGTGEVKSEGRISYNLSKLDKENIKMGLRRCLKILIAAGAIEVGTHQSDGQRLKCKGITENEVNKFLDTVVAPEGPKSLAEKWATYCSAHQMGSCRMGVSEKAGAVDENGESWDASGLFVSDASVLPGAVGVNPMITIQSTSYCISNKIAEMLQNERFRDG is encoded by the exons ATGGGGAGACAGTGTCATCCATTACTGAGAGGTGGAACAAGAGAAGCCAAATACAGTCATGGCCTTCCGCCTTCAGAAATGGAGACACTCGCCAGTATCTGTGAAATCCTTGTACCCCCACTACATAATTCTCCGCAAGATGGATCAAATCCGGACATCCAGTCTTTCTTCAAGTATTCTTCGGGCGCTCAATATCCAGTTCCCGATGAG GTGGCTGAGATTATACAGAAGAGGGGCTTCTGGGAAGCCAGGATATTGGTGAAATTGCTTTTGAAAGCGCTTTCGACGAGGGTGGGGACATTGCTGATCTGTGGAGCCCTATGTTTCGGCAAAGAATGGCCATACCTGAACAAGTTTTCAAGGATTTCTCTTGAGAAAAGGGAGAGGGTATTGCAGAAATGGATGAAGCATTGGCTGCTGACTCCAATCAGGCTTGCTTTTGTATTCCTCAAATTCATCTGTTTGTTTGCCTTCTTCACTCag GTCGGAAAAGATTCAAAGAATCCTGCATGGAAAGCTATGGACTATAATGTTGATATTGATGAAAACTCCAACAGTACGCCTAAGAACAGGCCTCTAGAGAAAGGAATTGTGGAAACCATGAGTGAAACGGAGTCCACATTCGCCGATTCCTTGAGAGAAAAAGGCCTCGAGGTGACAGAAAATGGTGAATATGACCTCTACAAGATCCAATGTGATGTGGTGATTGTTGGTTCTGGCTGTGGTGGAGGTGTTGCAGCAGCTGTTCTTTCTGGTGCAGGACTAAAAGTGATTGTGCTCGAGAAAGGAAATTACTTCACGAAAATGGACTATTCGTCTCTTGAAGGGCCTTCCATGAATGAGATGTATGAGTCAGGAGGAATTCTAGCCACCCTTGATGGGAAAATGATGGTTCTTGCAGGATCAACAGTTGGAGGCGGTTCTGCCGTTAACTGGTCGGCCAGCATTAAAACACCAGATTTTGTGCTGAAAGAATGGGCGACTAAGCATAAGCTTCCACTGTTTTCAAGCTTTGAATATGTTTCTGCAATGAACAAAGTTTGTGACAGAATTGGCGTGACAGACAAGTGTCTCAAGGAGGGTTTCCAGAATCATATTCTGCGTAAAGGTTGTGAAAATCTTGGTCTTGAAGCTGATTACGTGTCAAGAAATTCGTCAGAAAGTCACTTTTGTGGTTCTTGTTGCTTTGGTTGCATTAGAGGAGACAAGAGAGGAACAGACACAACTTGGCTGGTTGATGCAGTGAACGGAGGGGCGGTGATCATTTCGGGATGCAAAGCCGAACGATTCATACTTGAAAAGAACACATGTGGATCAGGCACTAGGCGGAAGAGATGCTTGGGAGTTCTTGCGAGTAGTACTAATCCAGACATCAAAAAGAACATTCAAATAGAGGCCAAAGTCACTATATCTGCTTGTGGTTCGCTCTTGACACCACCTTTGATGATTTCAAGTGGCTTGAAAAATAGACACATTGGTCGGAATCTCCATCTTCATCCGGTGCTATTGGCATGGGGTTACTTCCCCGAAGCAAGTTCAGAAATCGAGGGAAAAGTTTACGAAGGAGGTATAATCACTTCAGTGCACAAAGTTGGGGAAGACAAATCAAATCCTAGAGCAATTATTGAATGTCCTATACTTGGACCTGGCTCATATGCAGCACTATGTCCATGGGAATCAGGAATCGATATGAAAAACCGGATCATAAAGTATGCAAGAACCGCTCATCTTTTCTCAATGATCAGAGACAGAGGAACCGGTGAAGTTAAATCAGAGGGAAGAATAAGTTATAATCTTTCCAAACTCGATAAAGAAAACATTAAGATGGGACTGCGGCgatgtttgaaaattttgatagctGCCGGAGCCATTGAAGTAGGAACACATCAAAGTGATGGACAGAGGCTAAAATGCAAAGGTATTACAGAAAATGAAGTTAACAAGTTTCTTGACACCGTTGTCGCCCCTGAAGGGCCAAAGTCATTAGCAGAGAAGTGGGCGACGTATTGTTCTGCTCATCAAATGGGAAGTTGCCGAATGGGAGTCAGTGAAAAGGCGGGTGCAGTTGATGAAAATGGAGAGAGTTGGGATGCATCGGGACTGTTTGTTTCTGATGCCAGTGTTCTTCCTGGTGCCGTCGGCGTCAATCCTATGATCACCATTCAGTCTACTTCATATTGCATATCAAACAAGATTGCAGAGATGTTGCAGAACGAGAGGTTTAGAGATGGTTGA